The following coding sequences lie in one Salvelinus fontinalis isolate EN_2023a chromosome 21, ASM2944872v1, whole genome shotgun sequence genomic window:
- the ccar2 gene encoding cell cycle and apoptosis regulator protein 2, whose product MDSQMKQRVFTGVVTQLQEHYGMVDQEVRFQKSVVKGRVPALGERVLVKAVLDLSQSHSWSAQRVQTLTEHTQTAKFPRPLLPSMMPAHAQKPGILGSKPQPLLKSPKIPPLIPSILHTVAKPGLLQTPSWGGQFEGWGRGIRKRPAEAGRRGDRREDSGVRGDQKRRRWKEEEDKGAHPKKTSPTPVQSPALFSCFPRDCVSCDSLELQRRYPHLPLPPSVCHLSISWIDSFPPSQPLPFPLPQPCLYHIGPVEADQHTHTEREGAECTVKVLLLSMASSEELYRQCCGLQDRKEQQEGAVHPASLIKFLLGEVGGEFRALGGPWCLETDGGGPSPLKDPRALLRTALRCVREQSGLDLSGCSQWYKMAELSYVCEGKLETVVFLLPDVWRIVPTEDDWSTLRTQEEEGAPLPAAPCLVARPRPGLALCPVPLSSLLEPHTSTTKEAFEVGLLAELFCEMLQRDFGLLLYRCLCSLTPTHTPTEDEQIKNDKKQRIRDERSKRFQERGESGGRAAEETDEDGEEIDEKEGEGEREMLGEEGITSENSDCLLKHNVLSRRVLLACVFFDKRLTGSLRQADLHNILLSLGLWLTPTQVQVLLNKVCVEGQCPYRMLASRWEETDHTEPDISMEGNRGLFRGAPKKEKACGRKSGGSRGPAAAVGAEVVSYKGSVVNIPSLLQAMEAADRTRKALELRIATLQDALVDAAAVTQGQEEGLSSRLEKVELRSSSYEKKLKEDAGHMFALIHKMQEMVDKTTSLTQSKTANEEH is encoded by the exons ATGGATAGCCAA ATGAAGCAACGTGTCTTCACTGGGGTCGTGACCCAGCTCCAGGAGCATTATGGGATGGTGGACCAGGAAGTGCGTTTTCAGAAGAG TGTGGTGAAGGGGAGAGTTCCGGCACTGGGGGAGAGGGTGCTGGTAAAGGCTGTCCTGGATCTGTCTCAATCACACAGCTGGAGCGCCCAGAGAGTACAGACcctcacagaacacacacag ACGGCAAAGTTTCCTCGTCCTCTCCTGCCCTCCATGATGCCTGCACACGCACAGAAACCGGGCATTCTGGGTAGCAAGCCACAGCCTCTCCTCAAATCTCCCAagatccctcctctcatccccagcATCCTTCACACTGTGGCCAAGC CGGGGTTGCTGCAGACTCCATCATGGGGGGGTCAGTTTGAGGGCTGGGGCAGAGGCATCAGGAAGAGACCTGCTGAGGCAGGGAGACGAGGAGACCGccg GGAGGACAGTGGAGTGAGGGGTGACCAGAAGAgaaggaggtggaaggaggaggaggataagggaGCTCACCCCAAAAAGACCTCCCCTACCCCAGTTCAGAGTCCCGCCCTCTTCTCTTGCTTCCCCAGGGATTG TGTGTCCTGTGACAGTCTAGAGCTACAGCGTCgctacccccatctccctctccccccatccGTCTGCCACCTGTCAATCAGTTGGATTGACAGCTTTCCTCCCTCCCAgcccctccccttccccctcccaCAGCCCTGCCTTTACCACATAGGCCCCGTCGAGgctgaccaacacacacacactgagagagagggTGCAGAGTGCACTGTAAAG GTGCTGCTGTTGTCCATGGCCAGTTCAGAGGAGCTGTACAGACAGTGCTGTGGGCTGCAGGACCGGAAAGAACAGCAGGAAGGTGCTGTGCACCCTGCCTCTCTCATCAAG TTCCTGTTGGGGGAGGTAGGGGGTGAGTTTCGGGCCCTGGGGGGTCCGTGGTGTCTTGAGACAGATGGCGGCGGTCCCAGTCCGCTTAAGGACCCTCGGGCACTGCTGAGGACAGCCCTGCGCTGTGTGAGGGAACAGAGTGGACTGGACCTCAGTGGCTGCTCCCAGTG gtatAAGATGGCTGAGCTGAGCTATGTTTGTGAGGGGAAGCTGGAGACAGTGGTGTTTTTGTTACCTGATGTCTGGAGGATTGTACCTACAGAAGATGACTGGAGCACACTCAGGACTCAGGAG GAGGAAGGGGCCCCTCTCCCTGCCGCTCCATGTCTGGTTGCAAGGCCCCGTCCTGGGCTAGCCCTCTGCcccgtccccctctcctctctcctggagCCCCACACCTCCACAACCAAGGAGGCCTTTGAG gtgggcTTGCTGGCAGAGTTGTTTTGTGAGATGCTTCAGAGGGACTTTGGTCTACTGCTCTACCGCTGTCTCTGCTCTCTAacgcctacacacacacccacg GAGGATGAACAGATAAAGAACGACAAAAAGCAGAGAATAAGGGATGAGAGGAGTAAAAGATTtcaagaaagaggagagagcggagggagagCAGCGGAGGAGACTGATGAAGATGGAGAAGAGATagatgagaaagagggagagggagaaagag AGATGTTGGGAGAGGAGGGAATTACTAGTGAGAATTCAGACTGCCTCCTAAAGCACAAT gtGCTGTCTCGTAGGGTGTTGTTGGCCTGTGTGTTCTTTGACAAACGGCTCACTGGCAGCCTCAGACAAGCAGACCTTCACAACATCTTACTGTCACTAGGGCTGTGGCTCACACCCACCCAAGTCCAGGTGTTGTTGAATAAGGTGTGTGTGGAGGGGCAATGTCCATACAGGATGCTAGCCTCTCGCTGGGAGGAGACGGACCACACAGAACCTGATATCAGCATGGaag GTAACCGTGGGTTGTTTCGTGGAGCTCCAAAGAAGGAGAAGGCTTGTGGCCGGAAGTCTGGGGGATCCAGGGGGCCAGCTGCAGCTGTGGGGGCTGAGGTGGTCTCCTACAAGGGCAGTGTGGTAAACATCCCCAGCCTGCTACAGGCCATGGAAGCAGCAGACAGAACACGGAAAGCCCTGGAGCTACGCATCGCCACCCTACAGGATGCACTGG TGGATGCTGCGGCTGTCACTCAGGGCCAGGAGGAGGGTCTTAGCAGCAGGCTGGAGAAGGTGGAACTTCGAAGCTCATCCTATGAGAAGAAGCTGAAGGAGGACGCTGGTCACATGTTCGCCCTCATCCACAAAATGCAGGAAATGGTCGACAAG ACAACAAGCCTGACtcaatcaaaaacagcaaatgaaGAGCACTGA